Proteins encoded together in one Pseudomonadota bacterium window:
- the grpE gene encoding nucleotide exchange factor GrpE, producing the protein MADSSSGPRGFTFVDRRASSMDDETIAEIDAGAPAATKPAYVEQLERALAEKDRKLHEIAAEIGAVQERTRREAGREIERNRRALLVDLLEVVDGLDRALDAEGAAGADGGRSVSEGVGLVRDLLLRKLAAHGAARVEALGARFDPARHEAQALISVDEAALDGVVVKVFREGYAVGGDVLRPAGVGVGRAG; encoded by the coding sequence ATGGCCGATTCGAGCTCAGGACCCAGGGGCTTCACGTTCGTCGACCGCCGCGCGAGCTCGATGGACGACGAAACGATCGCCGAGATCGACGCGGGCGCGCCCGCGGCGACCAAGCCCGCGTACGTCGAGCAGCTCGAGCGCGCGCTCGCCGAGAAGGACAGGAAGCTCCACGAGATCGCGGCCGAGATCGGCGCGGTGCAGGAGCGGACGCGGCGCGAGGCGGGCCGCGAGATCGAGAGGAACCGGCGCGCCCTCCTGGTCGACCTGCTCGAGGTGGTGGACGGCCTGGACCGGGCGCTCGACGCCGAGGGCGCGGCCGGGGCCGACGGCGGGAGGAGCGTCTCGGAGGGCGTGGGGCTGGTCCGCGATCTCCTCCTCCGGAAGCTCGCGGCGCACGGCGCCGCACGCGTCGAGGCGCTCGGCGCGCGGTTCGATCCGGCCCGTCACGAGGCCCAGGCGCTCATTTCCGTGGACGAGGCCGCGCTGGACGGCGTCGTCGTCAAGGTGTTCCGCGAGGGGTACGCCGTCGGCGGTGACGTGCTCCGCCCCGCCGGCGTGGGGGTGGGCAGGGCCGGCTGA
- a CDS encoding response regulator: MKQRILVVESSGSFNRRGSCASMVDDQRYLVEVATDGAGAFARISAHPPALVILDARASKSASIDWCRRIKADSISRDVKVIMVTSSGEWGCVFEAFAAGCDDYLVEPFGRLELELKMKELLKFSHLRSSVSRAVVTGRV, encoded by the coding sequence ATGAAGCAGCGGATACTCGTTGTCGAGAGCTCGGGATCCTTCAACCGCCGCGGGTCGTGCGCCTCCATGGTGGACGATCAGCGGTACCTCGTGGAGGTCGCGACCGACGGCGCGGGCGCGTTCGCGCGGATCTCCGCGCACCCACCGGCGCTGGTCATCCTGGACGCGCGCGCGTCCAAGTCGGCGAGCATCGATTGGTGCCGGCGCATCAAGGCCGACTCGATTTCGCGCGACGTGAAGGTGATCATGGTGACGTCCAGCGGCGAGTGGGGATGCGTGTTCGAGGCGTTCGCCGCGGGCTGCGACGACTACCTCGTCGAGCCGTTCGGCCGCCTCGAGCTCGAGCTCAAGATGAAGGAGCTCCTGAAGTTCTCGCACCTCCGCTCCAGCGTGTCCCGCGCCGTGGTGACCGGGAGGGTGTAG
- the mobB gene encoding molybdopterin-guanine dinucleotide biosynthesis protein B: MPRKILSFVARSGTGKTTLLEKLIAELERRGRKVGAIKHTVHEVELDKPGKDSHRFLAAGARAAIVASAGRIACFERRAAETPLEELAARLPDDLEIVIAEGFKHGSSAKIELHRKAQGDALLCRGEADDPTLVAVVSDVPLSLDVPVLPLDDVGAVADFVEEWFKGGPSKGG; the protein is encoded by the coding sequence ATGCCGAGGAAGATCCTATCGTTCGTCGCGCGGTCCGGGACCGGGAAGACGACGCTGCTCGAGAAGCTGATCGCGGAGCTGGAGCGCCGCGGGCGCAAGGTCGGCGCGATCAAGCACACCGTGCACGAGGTCGAGCTCGACAAGCCCGGCAAGGACAGCCACCGCTTCCTCGCGGCCGGCGCCCGCGCCGCGATCGTCGCCTCGGCCGGGAGGATCGCCTGCTTCGAGCGCCGCGCCGCCGAGACCCCGCTCGAGGAGCTCGCGGCGAGGCTCCCCGACGACCTGGAGATCGTGATCGCCGAGGGCTTCAAGCACGGGAGCTCGGCCAAGATCGAGCTGCACAGGAAGGCGCAAGGCGACGCGCTCCTCTGCCGCGGCGAGGCGGACGATCCAACGCTCGTGGCGGTCGTGAGCGACGTCCCGCTCTCGCTCGACGTCCCGGTGCTGCCGCTCGACGACGTGGGTGCCGTCGCGGACTTCGTGGAGGAGTGGTTCAAAGGAGGACCCTCGAAGGGGGGGTAG
- a CDS encoding B12-binding domain-containing radical SAM protein has translation MKKILFVNPSTRSTVFGQMKMLTLPPMGLGVLASRTPYSYAVSIIDENVETIDFNAQADLVAVTSTTVQAPRAYQILQEFRRRGVSTILGGIHASVRPQEASLHADSVVIGEADEIWAGILEDFERGELKSTYRVETFPTLETMPRMRRELFADKYFIQSVQTSRGCPCDCNFCSVTSFNGRRTRYRPIREVIDELAHLSESRLFIADDSILGQGTRGMDRALQLFEGMKHLGKSWGAQACINIAENDELLRAAAASGANTFYIGFESVESAGLESMDKRVNLRPTIRNFKGVIQKLHDHGIGVIGGFILGNDGDTRDIFDKTIEFIHETEIDGCQFTIMTPFPGTRLFEQMHREGRLLYTDFPNDWSRYHCYETVIRPKNMTADELERGQHHVYRATATMGKSLARGFKTLANTHSPTNALTNFLWNYYNFKASETVVRNKAHIKPPSASL, from the coding sequence ATGAAGAAAATCCTTTTCGTCAATCCGTCGACACGCTCGACGGTCTTCGGCCAGATGAAGATGCTCACCCTGCCGCCCATGGGGCTCGGGGTCCTGGCCAGCCGGACGCCGTACAGCTACGCGGTTTCCATCATCGACGAGAACGTGGAGACGATCGATTTCAACGCCCAGGCCGACCTGGTCGCGGTGACCTCCACGACGGTCCAGGCGCCGAGGGCCTATCAGATCCTCCAGGAGTTCAGGAGGCGCGGTGTCAGCACGATCCTCGGCGGCATCCATGCCTCCGTGAGGCCGCAGGAGGCGTCCCTGCACGCCGACTCCGTGGTGATAGGCGAGGCCGACGAGATATGGGCCGGGATACTCGAGGACTTCGAGCGTGGGGAGCTGAAGAGCACGTACCGGGTCGAGACCTTCCCAACCCTGGAGACCATGCCGAGGATGAGGCGAGAGCTCTTCGCCGACAAGTACTTCATCCAGTCGGTGCAGACCTCGCGAGGCTGTCCGTGCGACTGCAACTTCTGCTCTGTGACGAGCTTCAACGGTCGAAGGACCCGGTACAGGCCGATCCGAGAGGTCATCGACGAGCTCGCGCATCTCTCGGAGAGCAGGTTGTTCATCGCCGACGACAGCATCTTGGGGCAGGGCACGCGCGGGATGGATCGCGCTCTACAGCTGTTCGAGGGCATGAAGCACCTCGGGAAGTCCTGGGGCGCGCAGGCCTGCATCAACATCGCCGAGAACGACGAGTTGCTCCGCGCTGCGGCCGCCTCGGGTGCCAACACCTTCTACATCGGCTTCGAGTCGGTGGAGTCCGCCGGGCTGGAGTCCATGGACAAGCGCGTCAACCTCAGGCCCACGATCCGGAACTTCAAGGGGGTCATCCAGAAGCTGCACGATCACGGGATCGGCGTCATCGGAGGCTTCATCCTCGGCAACGATGGCGACACCCGGGATATTTTCGATAAGACCATCGAGTTCATCCACGAGACGGAAATAGACGGCTGCCAGTTCACGATCATGACGCCGTTCCCGGGCACCAGGTTGTTCGAGCAGATGCACCGCGAGGGGCGACTCCTTTATACGGACTTCCCCAATGACTGGTCGCGATACCACTGCTACGAGACGGTCATCCGGCCCAAGAACATGACGGCCGACGAGCTCGAGAGAGGGCAGCACCACGTGTACCGGGCGACGGCCACCATGGGGAAGTCACTCGCGAGGGGGTTCAAGACTCTGGCGAATACGCACAGCCCGACCAACGCGTTGACCAACTTCTTGTGGAATTACTACAACTTCAAGGCAAGCGAAACCGTCGTCCGGAACAAGGCCCATATCAAGCCACCTTCCGCAAGCCTCTAA
- a CDS encoding TetR family transcriptional regulator C-terminal domain-containing protein: MGTIYSVFGSKSELYSAVLTHRLPALLDAARAGAANATSIFESLVGGLDAYILYLLEHPDYLGIHLLEHPWGIGPTRATAEQLVAYREGLDLHARILQAAMDQGVVIREDPYRLARCVMAVHQVQLWDWVEQGMKEAPEQVASRLRRLVVEMFCIEKKNEASAPRAEDA; this comes from the coding sequence GTGGGGACCATCTACAGCGTGTTCGGCAGCAAGTCCGAGCTCTACAGCGCCGTGCTCACGCACCGACTCCCAGCGCTCCTCGACGCCGCACGCGCGGGCGCGGCCAACGCGACGAGCATCTTCGAGAGCCTGGTCGGCGGGCTGGACGCCTATATTCTCTACCTCCTCGAGCACCCGGACTATCTGGGCATCCATCTCCTCGAGCATCCCTGGGGGATCGGCCCTACCCGCGCGACGGCCGAGCAGCTCGTCGCGTACAGGGAGGGGCTCGACCTGCATGCCAGGATCCTGCAAGCCGCGATGGACCAAGGGGTCGTGATCCGCGAGGACCCGTACCGGTTGGCCCGCTGCGTCATGGCAGTGCATCAGGTCCAGCTGTGGGACTGGGTCGAGCAGGGGATGAAGGAGGCCCCCGAGCAGGTCGCGAGCCGGCTCCGGCGGCTCGTCGTAGAGATGTTCTGTATCGAAAAGAAGAACGAGGCGAGCGCGCCCAGAGCCGAGGATGCGTGA